The following coding sequences are from one Hymenobacter sp. DG25A window:
- a CDS encoding TonB-dependent receptor — MNKPSTLRLILALTFSLLLGFSFEAAAQTGTVQGRVTAAGRPLELVSVALVGTSTGTNTNRAGEYALRAAPGTYELVFSFLGYTTRKVTTTIRPDQVTTVNIVLQTTATSLQEVVVTGVSRATELRKSPVPVAVLNRREINLNNNGNIIDAAVKGVPGLNAVTTGPNISKPFIRGLGYNRVLTLYNGLRQEGQQWGDEHGIEIDQYDIDRIEVVKGPASLIYGSDAVAGVINMLPRLPNGRAGKLQGEALTEYQTNNNLIGTSLGLNYNQRGWQFATRGSYRLAQAYRNALDGRVYGTAYRELNLTTMAGLEKAWGSSHLYATLYNNLQEIPDGSRDSLTRRFTRQIFDGSQDNIKNRPVVPSNELATYRINPLHQHIQHYRLLNRTRVRVGTGEINALVGVQQNLRREYNHPTAPQQAGLSVALTTYNYDVRYAAPAWQEIEATLGLNGMYQDNTNRDATDFPIPDYTLFDVGGYVFLKRSFGKLDLSSGLRYDTRTLQWPDFFVETNPATGFARKGSATTAGGLPPQFAAFRTRYRGLSASVGALYNLSDKLLLRANVARGYRAPNITEVGSNGLDPGAHIVYLGNRSFRPEFSLQEDIGLSAYLRDAEVSVSVFNNHIENYIYQARLNGPDGQPVVIVPGNVTYQYQQGRAQLYGAEATVNLHPQGVPGLELNNSLSYVTGLNKEPALLEANGAAAKYLPFIPPLRTRSEVRFTSAQAVGALTQCYVRAVLDYNAAQSRFYALDNTETRTAGYALLGLGAGTTLTAGPQQREWCQLFVQLDNVFNTSYQSHLNRLKYFEYYTASPNGRSGIYNMGRNLSVKVTVPF; from the coding sequence ATGAATAAACCATCTACTCTGCGTTTGATCCTGGCGCTGACTTTTAGCCTTCTGCTCGGCTTCTCCTTTGAGGCTGCTGCTCAAACCGGCACAGTACAGGGCCGTGTAACCGCTGCCGGCCGGCCGCTGGAGCTGGTGAGTGTGGCGTTGGTGGGCACTAGTACAGGCACCAACACTAACCGCGCCGGCGAGTATGCGCTACGGGCGGCGCCGGGGACTTATGAGTTGGTGTTTTCCTTTCTGGGCTATACTACCCGAAAAGTGACGACCACCATCCGGCCTGACCAGGTAACCACAGTGAACATCGTGCTGCAGACTACAGCCACCAGCTTGCAGGAAGTAGTGGTAACGGGCGTTTCGCGGGCCACCGAACTCCGGAAAAGCCCGGTGCCCGTGGCCGTTCTGAACCGTCGTGAAATCAATCTGAATAACAACGGCAACATAATTGACGCGGCCGTGAAAGGGGTGCCGGGTCTGAATGCCGTAACCACGGGGCCCAATATCTCCAAGCCTTTTATCCGTGGGTTGGGTTACAACCGGGTGCTGACGCTCTACAATGGTCTGCGGCAGGAAGGCCAGCAGTGGGGCGATGAGCACGGCATCGAAATTGACCAGTATGATATTGACCGGATTGAAGTAGTGAAGGGGCCGGCCAGCCTGATTTATGGCTCCGACGCTGTAGCCGGTGTGATAAACATGCTCCCGCGCCTGCCCAACGGCCGGGCGGGCAAGCTGCAGGGGGAGGCCCTCACCGAGTATCAGACGAATAACAACCTCATAGGCACCTCTCTGGGGCTAAACTACAACCAGCGCGGCTGGCAGTTTGCCACGCGGGGCTCCTACCGGCTGGCGCAGGCGTACCGCAACGCCCTGGATGGCCGCGTGTATGGCACTGCCTACCGGGAGCTGAACCTGACCACTATGGCTGGCCTGGAAAAAGCCTGGGGCTCCTCCCACCTCTACGCCACACTCTACAACAACCTTCAGGAAATCCCCGACGGCAGCCGCGATTCGCTGACGCGCCGCTTTACCCGGCAGATTTTCGACGGAAGTCAGGACAACATCAAAAACCGCCCGGTAGTCCCTTCCAATGAGCTGGCTACCTACCGCATCAACCCGCTGCACCAGCATATTCAGCACTACCGGCTACTCAACCGCACCCGCGTACGGGTAGGCACCGGTGAGATAAATGCGCTGGTAGGCGTGCAGCAAAACCTGCGCCGTGAGTACAACCACCCCACTGCCCCGCAACAGGCCGGTTTGTCTGTTGCCCTCACCACGTATAATTACGACGTGCGCTACGCGGCTCCCGCCTGGCAGGAAATAGAAGCCACCCTGGGGCTGAACGGCATGTATCAGGACAATACCAACCGGGATGCCACGGACTTCCCGATTCCGGATTATACCCTCTTTGACGTGGGCGGCTATGTATTTCTGAAACGAAGCTTCGGCAAGCTGGACCTTTCCAGCGGGCTGCGTTATGATACCCGCACGCTGCAATGGCCAGACTTCTTCGTGGAAACCAACCCCGCCACCGGCTTTGCCCGCAAGGGCAGCGCCACAACTGCGGGCGGCCTGCCTCCCCAATTTGCAGCTTTCCGCACCCGCTACCGGGGCCTTTCGGCCAGTGTGGGGGCGTTGTATAATCTATCAGATAAGCTCCTGCTGCGCGCCAATGTGGCGCGGGGCTACCGGGCACCCAATATCACGGAAGTGGGGTCCAACGGACTCGACCCCGGAGCCCACATTGTATATCTGGGCAACCGCAGCTTTCGGCCGGAGTTCAGCCTGCAGGAAGACATCGGCTTGAGCGCCTACCTGCGCGATGCTGAGGTAAGTGTGAGCGTGTTCAACAACCATATTGAGAACTATATCTACCAGGCCCGCCTGAACGGACCCGACGGCCAGCCGGTCGTTATTGTGCCGGGTAACGTTACCTACCAGTACCAGCAGGGCCGGGCGCAGTTATATGGGGCAGAAGCTACGGTAAACCTGCATCCGCAGGGTGTGCCGGGCCTGGAACTCAATAATAGCCTGTCCTATGTAACAGGCCTCAACAAAGAGCCCGCACTACTGGAAGCCAACGGCGCGGCGGCCAAGTACCTGCCGTTTATTCCGCCGCTGCGTACCCGCTCTGAAGTGCGCTTTACCAGTGCGCAGGCGGTAGGGGCACTTACGCAGTGCTATGTGAGGGCTGTATTGGATTATAATGCCGCGCAAAGCCGCTTCTATGCCCTGGACAATACCGAAACCCGCACAGCTGGTTATGCCCTGCTGGGCCTGGGCGCAGGCACCACCCTCACCGCCGGACCGCAGCAGCGCGAGTGGTGCCAGCTGTTCGTGCAGCTCGACAATGTGTTCAATACTAGTTATCAGTCACACCTGAATCGGTTAAAGTACTTTGAGTACTACACAGCCTCGCCCAACGGCCGTAGCGGAATTTATAATATGGGCCGCAACCTGAGTGTGAAGGTTACAGTGCCTTTTTAG
- a CDS encoding Nramp family divalent metal transporter yields the protein MTTLPPAPPQDAPPAGWRRARRVPSLVEVFATIKVPPASASFWRKLLAFWGPGLMVAVGYMDPGNWATDLAGGSRYGYTLLSVILISNLFAMLLQHLAAKLGIVTGRDLAQACRDHYSKPVAMVLWVFCEIAIAACDLAEVIGSAIALNLLFGLPLAWGVVLTILDVLVVLMLQSRGFRVLESIIGGLIVLIFGCFVYEIIVSHPDYFALIQGLVPRPEIVTNPQMLYVAIGILGATVMPHNLYLHSSIVQTRAIEQTDEGKRMAIKFSTIDSTLALFLAFFVNAAILIMAAAAFHSSGRQNVADINEAHKLLAPVLGAGAASIVFAVALLASGQNSTLTGTLAGQIVMEGFLDLRLKPWMRRLITRSIAVVPALVVTLMYGEKGTGELLVLSQVILSFQLSFAVIPLVLFTGSKAKMGIFVNRPMVQITAWIVSGIIVLLNVYLLVQTFWG from the coding sequence GTGACTACTCTTCCACCCGCTCCGCCTCAGGATGCGCCCCCGGCCGGGTGGCGAAGGGCCCGGCGTGTGCCTTCCCTGGTGGAGGTATTTGCCACCATTAAAGTGCCGCCGGCCAGCGCCTCGTTCTGGCGCAAGCTCCTGGCTTTCTGGGGCCCGGGCCTCATGGTGGCCGTGGGCTACATGGACCCCGGCAACTGGGCTACGGACCTGGCCGGCGGCTCCCGTTACGGCTATACGCTGCTTTCCGTTATTCTGATTTCGAACCTGTTTGCCATGCTGCTTCAGCACCTGGCAGCCAAGCTCGGCATTGTAACCGGCCGCGACCTGGCCCAGGCCTGCCGAGACCATTACTCCAAACCCGTGGCCATGGTGCTGTGGGTGTTCTGCGAAATTGCCATTGCCGCCTGCGACCTGGCCGAGGTCATCGGTTCCGCTATTGCCCTGAATCTGCTGTTTGGCCTGCCCCTGGCCTGGGGCGTGGTGCTGACTATACTGGATGTGCTGGTGGTACTGATGCTGCAAAGCCGCGGGTTCCGGGTGCTGGAAAGCATTATCGGGGGCCTGATTGTGCTGATCTTCGGCTGCTTCGTCTACGAAATCATTGTTTCCCACCCCGACTACTTTGCCCTGATACAGGGCCTGGTGCCCCGGCCGGAAATTGTGACCAACCCGCAAATGCTGTACGTGGCCATTGGTATTCTGGGCGCTACCGTAATGCCGCACAACCTGTACCTGCACTCCAGCATTGTGCAGACGCGGGCCATTGAGCAGACCGACGAAGGCAAGCGCATGGCCATCAAGTTTTCTACCATTGACTCCACGCTGGCGCTGTTTCTGGCCTTTTTCGTGAATGCCGCTATCCTGATTATGGCGGCCGCGGCCTTTCACAGTTCGGGCCGGCAGAACGTAGCCGATATCAACGAAGCCCACAAGCTGCTGGCGCCGGTATTGGGCGCCGGGGCCGCCAGCATTGTGTTTGCGGTAGCCCTGCTGGCCTCGGGCCAGAACTCTACCCTAACGGGTACCCTGGCCGGCCAGATTGTAATGGAAGGCTTCCTGGATCTGCGGTTGAAACCCTGGATGCGCCGCCTCATTACCCGCAGCATTGCGGTGGTGCCGGCCCTGGTAGTTACGCTGATGTACGGGGAGAAAGGTACCGGCGAGCTGCTGGTCCTTAGCCAGGTTATTCTCTCCTTCCAGCTCAGCTTTGCCGTTATTCCGCTGGTGCTGTTCACGGGCAGCAAGGCCAAAATGGGCATTTTCGTTAACCGCCCCATGGTGCAAATCACGGCCTGGATTGTCTCCGGCATTATTGTGCTGCTGAACGTGTATCTGCTGGTTCAAACATTCTGGGGCTAG